In Drosophila innubila isolate TH190305 chromosome 2R unlocalized genomic scaffold, UK_Dinn_1.0 1_C_2R, whole genome shotgun sequence, the following are encoded in one genomic region:
- the LOC117783056 gene encoding probable cytochrome P450 317a1: MKNMWIIFLIVGLIVLCLLVLLFMAARYQRDYWRYLGIPHERPKKLWPIIKQLVTQTLSTDAMKSAHYTAIYNKFKGSGPFCGFYALLQPRALILDRELIRQIMVKNFSNFNDRGIYCNQKSDPLSGDLYGLRGNCWKEMRQKLDPSFEQDRMAWLYGSLYEEAEQLLLVVSTTLMKQQHSTLHIQQLMRRYVISALASCVFGLNAEQRKKYPLEQFEEMTELVLSKRKHGYLMNLIMIRFPNFCRRLRLRLTPKEAETYFLTLLDDIVAQREASGVRHQDYLQLLLDIKALELTTHEYEADKELNAHLQHELAAHAFVFLKAGYEQTANTLSYVLYELALNVEVQSQVREELKQAMEKHQNNLNYQCIQSLTLMGHVILETLRMHPITPYIMRRVLENYAVPDHLKYTLFKELFLIIPTHAIHNDPEYYPEPERFKPERWGNPRDSLKEQSTWFGFGAGVRNCIGMQFAQLQLRLALALLILEFEFTLNSKRPLVSIDDGIALQLTPLGVVEPGMEERAV, translated from the coding sequence ATGAAGAACATGTGGATAATATTTCTGATTGTAGGGCTAATCGTGCTCTGCCTTCTAGTTCTATTGTTTATGGCAGCTCGTTATCAGCGTGACTATTGGCGTTACCTGGGAATACCGCACGAGAGACCCAAAAAGCTTTGGCCCATCATTAAGCAGTTGGTCACACAGACCCTCAGTACCGATGCCATGAAGTCGGCCCATTACACGGCCATTTATAACAAGTTCAAAGGCAGCGGACCCTTCTGCGGCTTCTATGCCTTGTTACAGCCGCGTGCTCTCATTCTCGATCGTGAGCTGATTCGGCAGATAATGGTTAAGAATTTCTCGAATTTCAATGATCGTGGGATTTACTGTAACCAGAAATCGGATCCGCTGTCGGGCGATTTGTATGGACTGCGAGGGAATTGTTGGAAGGAGATGCGACAGAAACTGGATCCCAGCTTTGAGCAAGATCGCATGGCCTGGCTATATGGCAGCCTATACGAAGAGGCCGAGCAGCTGCTACTGGTGGTCAGCACCACGTTAATGAAGCAACAACACTCCACGCTCCACATACAGCAGCTAATGCGACGTTATGTGATCTCTGCTCTGGCCAGTTGCGTATTTGGCCTGAACGCCGAGCAGCGTAAGAAATATCCCCTGGAACAGTTTGAGGAGATGACGGAACTGGTGTTGAGCAAACGAAAGCATGGTTACCTTATGAATCTGATAATGATACGATTTCCCAACTTCTGCCGCAGGCTGAGATTACGTCTGACGCCCAAAGAAGCGGAAACTTACTTTCTCACACTACTTGACGACATTGTGGCCCAGAGAGAAGCCTCTGGAGTGCGTCATCAGGACTATCTGCAGTTGCTACTGGACATCAAAGCGCTGGAGTTGACCACGCACGAGTACGAGGCGGACAAGGAGCTAAATGCTCATCTGCAGCACGAACTGGCCGCCCATGCCTTTGTCTTTCTCAAGGCGGGCTACGAGCAGACAGCCAACACCTTGTCCTATGTGCTGTACGAATTGGCCCTCAACGTTGAGGTTCAGTCTCAGGTGAGAGAGGAACTCAAGCAGGCGATGGAGAAGCATCAGAACAATCTTAACTACCAGTGCATCCAATCTCTAACACTTATGGGTCATGTCATACTGGAAACCCTGCGTATGCATCCCATTACACCCTACATTATGAGACGGGTACTTGAGAACTATGCTGTGCCGGATCATCTGAAGTATACGCTGTTCAAGGAACTCTTTTTAATCATACCCACACATGCCATACACAATGATCCAGAGTATTATCCAGAGCCAGAGCGATTTAAACCTGAACGTTGGGGCAATCCCAGAGATTCATTGAAGGAACAGAGCACATGGTTTGGCTTTGGTGCCGGCGTTCGGAATTGCATTGGAATGCAATTTGCTCAGCTTCAATTGCGACTGGCACTTGCGCTGCTCATACTCGAGTTCGAGTTTACCTTGAACTCCAAGCGACCTTTGGTCAGCATTGATGATGGCATTGCATTGCAGTTGACGCCTCTGGGCGTGGTCGAGCCCGGAATGGAGGAGCGTGCTGTCTAA
- the LOC117785303 gene encoding probable cytochrome P450 6a21, with protein sequence MNTQFCRSLQYLGDLVAFYNKSVESFSSLNIMEIGLMLLTVLLGLVVYFLVCMYQKMHYWQSLRIPCEKPHPLEGNMVGERTTISSAEVFQRYYNKFRGRGPFVGFYWYQRPTAFIMEPFLVKEILVREFNKFSDKIFYNNPEDDPISGRLNWLGGHKWKSMRSKLTSTFTSGKIKFMCPTVVKITNEFIDVFGGMMTKSSIVEVKELLARFTTDVIGTCAFGIECSSLKDPEAEFRVMGIRSLTDQRHGFLGKALISSFPKLARRLHMKTTPDHIEKFFLRIVKETVTFREENKIRRNDFMDQLIDLKNNALIKSETGESVSLTIEEMTAQAYVFFNAGYETSSSTMGFALYELAQHMDIQQRVRDEVNEVLAKNSGEITYELLKEMVYLNQVISETLRLYTIVPMLNRLCLEDYVVPGYPNYVIKKGMPVIIPAGAMHRDEKLYPNPNRFNPDNFTPERVKNRDSAEWLPFSIGPRNCIGLRFGDMQTRIGLAMLLKNFKFSVCDQTPIPMKYKKTSNLVNSESGIFLHVERV encoded by the exons ATGAACACCCAATTTTGCAGATCTCTTCAGTATCTCGGCGATCTTGTAGCATTCTATAACAAGTCGGTGGAAAGTTTCTCGTCTCTTAACATCATGGAAATAGGATTGATGCTATTGACAGTCCTGCTGGGTCTGGTTGTGTACTTCCTTGTCTGTATGTATCAGAAGATGCATTACTGGCAGAGCTTAAGAATTCCGTGTGAAAAACCGCATCCTCTTGAAGGCAACATGGTGGGAGAACGTACGACAATTTCGTCAGCCGAAGTTTTTCAACGGTACTACAACAAGTTCCGTGGAAGGGGACCCTTTGTTGGATTCTATTGGTACCAGCGTCCAACCGCATTCATCATGGAGCCATTTCTGGTCAAAGAAATATTGGTTAGGGAGTTTAACAAGTTTTCGGATAAAATCTTTTACAACAACCCAGAGGATGATCCAATTTCGGGTCGGTTAAATTGGCTCGGTGGCCATAAATGGAAGTCAATGAGAAGCAAGCTAACATCTACATTTACCTCCGGCAAAATCAAGTTCATGTGTCCCACAGTTGTCAAAATAACCAACGAGTTTATCGATGTTTTTGGTGGCATGATGACAAAGTCATCGATTGTTGAGGTCAAGGAGTTATTGGCCAGGTTTACCACAGATGTTATTGGTACTTGTGCCTTTGGGATTGAGTGCAGCAGTCTCAAGGATCCCGAGGCAGAGTTTCGCGTAATGGGAATTCGTTCTCTAACAGATCAGCGACACGGATTTCTTGGAAAGGCCTTAATTAGCAGCTTTCCCAAATTGGCCCGCCGATTGCATATGAAGACGACGCCAGATcatattgaaaagtttttcttgCGCATTGTCAAGGAAACTGTGACCTTCAGGGAGGAAAACAAAATACGTCGCAACGATTTTATGGATCAGttgattgatttaaaaaacaatgctCTTATAAAGTCGGAGACTGGAGAGAGCGTTAGCCTGACCATAGAAGAAATGACCGCTCAGGCTTATGTGTTTTTCAATGCTGGCTACGAAACCTCTTCGTCCACGATGGGATTTGCTTTGTACGAGCTGGCGCAGCACATGGACATTCAACAGCGTGTTAGGGATGAGGTCAACGAGGTGCTAGCTAAGAATAGTGGAGAGATAACCTATGAACTTCTCAAGGAAATGGTCTATCTTAATCAAGTCATATCAG AAACTCTTCGCCTTTACACAATTGTACCCATGTTGAATCGTCTATGCCTAGAAGATTACGTCGTTCCCGGTTATCCGAATTATGTTATCAAAAAAGGCATGCCTGTGATAATTCCCGCTGGTGCTATGCATCGCGATGAGAAGTTATATCCTAATCCAAACCGCTTTAATCCTGATAATTTTACGCCCGAACGTGTGAAGAACCGTGACTCGGCGGAGTGGCTTCCTTTCAGTATTGGACCTCGCAACTGTATCGGCTTGCGATTTGGCGATATGCAAACTCGTATTGGACTAGCAATGCTTCTCAAGAACTTTAAGTTCTCCGTATGTGATCAGACACCAATCCCCATGAAGTATAAAAAGACTAGCAATTTGGTAAACAGTGAGTCGGGAATCTTTTTGCACGTGGAAAGAGTTTAA
- the LOC117783407 gene encoding probable cytochrome P450 6a21: MGISILLLSVLAALIGYLFLRLRRNLQYWKNLGIPCDDPHPILGSLRGIHTTRSFPEVWLQYYSKYRGTGPFAGFYWFLRPAVFILEPFLVKHILIKEFNKFTDRGFFNNPEDDPLSGQLFLLDGHRWKSMRNKLSSTFTSGKMKFMFPTVVKVSDEFVDVFGDMAKKSSVVEVRELLARFTTDVIGTCAFGIECSSLKDPEAEFRVMGRKALTDLRHNMLGLTLLNSFPKFARSIHMKQTPEHIEKFFMRIVKETVSYREENNIRRNDFMDQLIDLKNNRLMKSETGESMSLTIEEIAAQAFVFFNAGFETSSTTMGFALYELAQSQDIQDRLRKECNEVLAKNNGELTYENLKEMGYLCQVISETLRLWTVLPVLNRECLEDFVVPGYPNYVIKKGMPVIIPAGAMHRDEKFYPDPDRFNPDNFTPERVKNRDSVEWLPFGDGPRNCIGMRFGEMQARIGLAKLITNFKFSVCDQTTIPIKYDIKSFLIASASGIYLKAERV; encoded by the exons ATGGGTATCAGTATCTTGTTACTTTCGGTGCTGGCAGCCCTGATTGGCTATCTCTTTCTACGACTGCGTCGAAATCTACAATACTGGAAAAACTTGGGCATACCATGTGATGACCCTCATCCGATATTGGGCAGTTTAAGAGGTATTCACACTACACGCTCATTCCCAGAGGTGTGGCTGCAGTATTACAGTAAGTACCGAGGAACGGGACCATTTGCTGGTTTCTATTGGTTCCTACGCCCAGCTGTCTTTATTCTGGAACCATTTTTGGTGAAGCACATTTTGATCAAGGAATTCAATAAGTTCACGGACCGCGGATTCTTCAATAACCCGGAGGATGATCCGTTGTCTGGCCAGCTATTCCTATTAGATGGTCATAGATGGAAATCTATGAGGAATAAACTTTCATCTACATTCACGTCTGGTAAAATGAAGTTCATGTTTCCCACAGTCGTCAAAGTGAGTGATGAATTTGTGGATGTCTTTGGTGATATGGCCAAAAAGTCATCAGTTGTCGAGGTTAGGGAACTCCTGGCACGATTCACAACAGATGTTATCGGAACTTGTGCTTTTGGCATTGAGTGCAGCAGCCTCAAGGATCCCGAGGCAGAGTTTCGTGTTATGGGCCGAAAGGCTTTAACCGATCTACGTCACAATATGCTGGGACTTACGTTGCTCAATAGTTTTCCCAAATTTGCACGTAGTATCCACATGAAACAGACCCCGGAACACATTGAAAAGTTCTTCATGAGGATTGTAAAAGAAACCGTATCCTACAGGGAGGAGAACAATATTCGACGTAACGATTTCATGGATCAGTTGATAGACTTGAAGAACAATCGTTTGATGAAATCGGAGACAGGAGAGAGCATGAGCCTTACAATTGAGGAAATTGCAGCCCAGGCTTTTGTCTTCTTCAATGCTGGCTTCGAAACATCTTCCACTACGATGGGATTTGCATTATACGAACTGGCTCAAAGTCAGGACATTCAGGATCGATTGAGGAAAGAGTGTAATGAGGTGTTGGCTAAGAATAATGGAGAGTTGACCTATGAGAATCTGAAGGAAATGGGATATCTCTGTCAGGTTATATCGG AAACTCTTCGTCTCTGGACTGTTTTACCCGTTCTAAATCGTGAATGCTTGGAAGATTTTGTTGTGCCGGGTTATCCAAATTATGTTATCAAGAAGGGCATGCCCGTGATAATTCCCGCTGGTGCTATGCATCGCGATGAGAAGTTTTATCCTGATCCAGACCGCTTCAATCCCGATAATTTTACGCCCGAACGCGTTAAGAACCGTGACTCTGTGGAGTGGCTTCCATTCGGTGATGGACCTCGCAACTGCATCGGAATGCGATTTGGCGAAATGCAGGCTCGCATTGGCCTGGCAAAACTTATAACGAACTTCAAGTTTTCGGTATGCGATCAAACAACAATACCCATTAAATACGATATTAAGAGCTTCCTGATAGCAAGTGCGTCGGGTATTTATCTGAAAGCCGAGCGAGTTTGA
- the LOC117783409 gene encoding probable cytochrome P450 6a23: protein MSYKFNDAGVTLNQSKSVCQSEMSVSISLVAFVLIGFYIWMKWRFSYFQRRGIAHEQPLPIVGNMWGWRVTKHTSQILQKLYVKYKHLGPFVGAYFLMTPIYIITDMELLKRIFIKDFGNFDSRGLFYNEQDDPLSAHLFAVYGSKWHSLRPRMTPIFSGAKMKLMFPAVTRTAQELVNVIKERCAGTTISLEITKLLACYTSDAIGTAIFGLECNGLRNPKAPFVQMGLNAMLKKRYDYIFCLFFPKLSLKLHLKRTPADVEAFYMGLVKDTINYREQHKIKRNDFIDIMLEMKQKYDAGNTEEGLTLNEIAAQMYVFLVAGFETTATTISLALYELARHEHIQSQLREEIEETIEKYGENGELSYEALQKMKYLEQVISETLRKYPVATEHLRRTNTHYEVRGHSTHYLPAGSQLVIPVYSIHHDPEYYPEPEKFLPERFTEEAIRQRPSCAFIPFGQGPRICIGMRFGRIKVAVGLIALLRHFRFTLTPETPQPMTFEHHSFLLHTKGGFKLRVEPLQ from the exons ATGAGCTATAAATTCAATGATGCTGGGGTAACTCTCAACCAGTCTAAGTCTGTTTGTCAAAGTGAAATGTCTGTCTCGATATCGTTAGTCGCGTTTGTCTTAATCGGATTCTACATATGGATGAAGTGGCGATTTTCCTATTTTCAACGTCGTGGCATCGCCCATGAGCAACCACTGCCAATTGTTGGCAATATGTGGGGCTGGCGAGTTACCAAACACACCTCGCAAATATTGCAGAAGCTGTATGTTAAGTACAAGCATTTGGGACCCTTTGTAGGCGCATACTTTCTGATGACACCCATTTATATTATAACGGATATGGAACTGCTGAAACGCATCTTCATCAAGGACTTTGGCAACTTTGATAGTCGTGGCCTTTTCTACAATGAACAAGACGATCCATTGTCGGCACATCTCTTCGCGGTTTATGGTTCAAAGTGGCACAGTCTGAGACCCCGAATGACACCAATCTTTAGTGGTGCCAAAATGAAGCTTATGTTTCCAGCAGTTACCCGAACTGCACAGGAACTAGTCAATGTGATAAAGGAGCGTTGTGCCGGAACAACGATATCCTTGGAGATTACCAAATTGCTCGCCTGCTACACTTCGGATGCTATTGGTACTGCAATCTTCGGTCTGGAGTGCAATGGTCTGCGAAATCCAAAGGCGCCATTTGTTCAAATGGGCCTCAATGCCATGCTAAAGAAACGCTACGATTATATATTCTGCCTCTTCTTTCCCAAGCTCAGTCTTAAGCTTCACCTCAAGCGAACGCCTGCTGATGTGGAGGCCTTCTACATGGGCCTCGTAAAGGACACCATTAACTACAGAGAACAGCACAAAATTAAACGCAATGATTTCATTGACATAATGCTGGAAATGAAGCAAAAATACGATGCCGGAAATACTGAAGAGGGTCTTACACTCAATGAAATCGCCGCTCAGATGTATGTATTCCTTGTAGCAGGATTTGAAACAACAGCCACGACCATAAGTTTAGCATTATACGAGCTGGCGCGGCACGAGCACATTCAGAGCCAATTGAGGGAGGAGATTGAAGAgacaattgaaaaatatggTGAAAATGGGGAACTCAGCTATGAGGCACTGCAGAAAATGAAATATCTGGAGCAGGTTATATCAG AAACACTTCGCAAGTATCCCGTGGCCACAGAGCACCTGCGTCGTACCAATACTCACTATGAGGTGCGAGGTCATTCGACACATTATCTGCCAGCTGGATCACAGCTAGTCATTCCCGTCTATTCCATACATCACGATCCGGAATACTATCCGGAGCCAGAAAAGTTTCTACCGGAGCGTTTCACAGAGGAAGCTATAAGGCAACGGCCCAGCTGCGCCTTCATCCCATTTGGTCAGGGACCTCGCATCTGCATTGGGATGCGTTTCGGGAGAATTAAAGTTGCGGTTGGTCTCATTGCATTGCTGCGTCATTTTCGATTCACTTTGACCCCCGAAACGCCACAACCCATGACATTTGAACATCATTCTTTTCTACTACACACAAAAGGCGGTTTTAAGCTCAGAGTGGAACCACTTCAGTAG